One Pongo abelii isolate AG06213 chromosome 12, NHGRI_mPonAbe1-v2.0_pri, whole genome shotgun sequence DNA segment encodes these proteins:
- the LOC100446839 gene encoding LIM and senescent cell antigen-like-containing domain protein 1 isoform X1, protein MLFAPCCHQCGEFIIGRVIKAMNNSWHPECFRCDLCQEVLADIGFVKNAGRHLCRPCHNCEKARGLGKYICQKCHAIIDEQPLIFKNDPYHPDHFNCANCGKELTADARELKGELYCLPCHDKIGVPICGACRRPIEGRVVNAMGKQWHVEHFVCAKCEKPFLGHRHYERKGLAYCETHYNQLFGDVCFHCNRVIEGDAHKQSHSGTSTSPKRSPGAKMQEEPSPIDRAVVPRGQKQSVLLLFQFRPPTAWLQM, encoded by the exons ATGCTCTTTGCCCCTTGCTGTCATCAGTGTG GTGAATTCATCATTGGCCGAGTTATCAAAGCCATGAATAACAGCTGGCATCCCGAGTGCTTCCGCTGTGACCTCTGCCAGGAAGTTCTGGCAGATATCGGGTTTGTCAAGAATGCTGGGAG ACACCTGTGTCGCCCCTGTCATAATTGTGAGAAAGCCAGAGGCCTTGGGAAATACATCTGCCAGAAATGCCATGCTATCATCGATGAGCAGCCTCTGATATTCAAGAATGACCCCTACCATCCAGACCATTTCAACTGCGCCAACTGCGG GAAGGAGCTGACTGCCGATGCACGGGAGCTGAAAGGGGAGCTATACTGCCTGCCATGCCATGATAAAATAGGGGTCCCCATCTGTGGTGCTTGCCGACGGCCCATCGAAGGGCGCGTGGTGAACGCCATGGGCAAGCAGTGGCATGTGGAG CATTTTGTTTGTGCCAAGTGTGAGAAACCCTTTCTCGGACATCGCCATTATGAGAGGAAAGGCCTGGCGTATTGTGAAACTCACTATAACCAG ctaTTTGGTGATGTTTGCTTCCACTGCAATCGTGTTATAGAAGGTGATG CCCACAAGCAGTCCCACAGTGGCACTAGCACCAGCCCCAAGAGGAGCCCAGGAGCCAAGATGCAGGAGGAACCTTCTCCAATTGACAGAGCTGTGGTCCCAAGAGGGCAGAAACAATCCGTGTTGCTTCTCTTCCAATTCAGACCTCCCACTGCTTGGCTTCAGATGTAG
- the LOC100446839 gene encoding LIM and senescent cell antigen-like-containing domain protein 1 isoform X2, translating into MLFAPCCHQCGEFIIGRVIKAMNNSWHPECFRCDLCQEVLADIGFVKNAGRHLCRPCHNCEKARGLGKYICQKCHAIIDEQPLIFKNDPYHPDHFNCANCGKELTADARELKGELYCLPCHDKIGVPICGACRRPIEGRVVNAMGKQWHVEHFVCAKCEKPFLGHRHYERKGLAYCETHYNQLFGDVCFHCNRVIEGDDGVSLCQLWTLAAEI; encoded by the exons ATGCTCTTTGCCCCTTGCTGTCATCAGTGTG GTGAATTCATCATTGGCCGAGTTATCAAAGCCATGAATAACAGCTGGCATCCCGAGTGCTTCCGCTGTGACCTCTGCCAGGAAGTTCTGGCAGATATCGGGTTTGTCAAGAATGCTGGGAG ACACCTGTGTCGCCCCTGTCATAATTGTGAGAAAGCCAGAGGCCTTGGGAAATACATCTGCCAGAAATGCCATGCTATCATCGATGAGCAGCCTCTGATATTCAAGAATGACCCCTACCATCCAGACCATTTCAACTGCGCCAACTGCGG GAAGGAGCTGACTGCCGATGCACGGGAGCTGAAAGGGGAGCTATACTGCCTGCCATGCCATGATAAAATAGGGGTCCCCATCTGTGGTGCTTGCCGACGGCCCATCGAAGGGCGCGTGGTGAACGCCATGGGCAAGCAGTGGCATGTGGAG CATTTTGTTTGTGCCAAGTGTGAGAAACCCTTTCTCGGACATCGCCATTATGAGAGGAAAGGCCTGGCGTATTGTGAAACTCACTATAACCAG ctaTTTGGTGATGTTTGCTTCCACTGCAATCGTGTTATAGAAGGTGATG
- the LOC100446839 gene encoding LIM and senescent cell antigen-like-containing domain protein 1 isoform X3 — translation MLFAPCCHQCGEFIIGRVIKAMNNSWHPECFRCDLCQEVLADIGFVKNAGRHLCRPCHNCEKARGLGKYICQKCHAIIDEQPLIFKNDPYHPDHFNCANCGKELTADARELKGELYCLPCHDKIGVPICGACRRPIEGRVVNAMGKQWHVEHFVCAKCEKPFLGHRHYERKGLAYCETHYNQLFGDVCFHCNRVIEGDGY, via the exons ATGCTCTTTGCCCCTTGCTGTCATCAGTGTG GTGAATTCATCATTGGCCGAGTTATCAAAGCCATGAATAACAGCTGGCATCCCGAGTGCTTCCGCTGTGACCTCTGCCAGGAAGTTCTGGCAGATATCGGGTTTGTCAAGAATGCTGGGAG ACACCTGTGTCGCCCCTGTCATAATTGTGAGAAAGCCAGAGGCCTTGGGAAATACATCTGCCAGAAATGCCATGCTATCATCGATGAGCAGCCTCTGATATTCAAGAATGACCCCTACCATCCAGACCATTTCAACTGCGCCAACTGCGG GAAGGAGCTGACTGCCGATGCACGGGAGCTGAAAGGGGAGCTATACTGCCTGCCATGCCATGATAAAATAGGGGTCCCCATCTGTGGTGCTTGCCGACGGCCCATCGAAGGGCGCGTGGTGAACGCCATGGGCAAGCAGTGGCATGTGGAG CATTTTGTTTGTGCCAAGTGTGAGAAACCCTTTCTCGGACATCGCCATTATGAGAGGAAAGGCCTGGCGTATTGTGAAACTCACTATAACCAG ctaTTTGGTGATGTTTGCTTCCACTGCAATCGTGTTATAGAAGGTGATG gctATTGA